The following DNA comes from Flavobacterium sp. N3904.
TGACGAAGGTAATCCCCTATATTTTCGATTTATGCTTAATATGGTGAATCCTAATCCTTTACCGGGGATTAATGGGACGGATAAATACGATTATGTTACGGGGTATACCAAGCTAAATCTAAATAAAAAAAAGAAGGACGATTGTGTTTTTAGTATAATTAATGGAAAACAATATGTGGCCATACCACTTGAATACGTAGGAAAAGGAGATGGTTTTAATGGTAAAGCAGAAGTAAATCCCATCCAAAAAGCCGGTTGGAATTTTGGAAGGCATAATTTGAATAGGTTGGTGTATAGTATGTATAATGAAGAGGACACTAAAAACCTAAAAGGAGTGGTTATGGAGCTTATTGGTATGTTTCCTACATTACTTGATATTTTTAAAAGTCCTAATGGCAAACTAAGGGAAACAGGAATTGCCAGTAAATTTGTTACGGGTAAATCGTGGATACGTTTAATGCAACCTGATGCCAAGAAATTGGGTGGTGGTAGCAGAGTAAAAGAGATCAGTATTTATGACCAATGGGACGTAATGACTGGACATAAAGATAATGAGGTTTATAAACAACATTATGGTCAAAAATATGCTTATAATACAGTCGACAGAAATGGGAATCCTACAGAAAATTCTTCAGGAGTAGCTACCTATGAACCTCTAGGATGTAAGGAAAATCCATTTGTAAAGCCTTTTTATGATGTTAATAAACCAGATTTATTACTAGGACCTGATTCTGATAATTATGTGGAAGAACCGTTTGGTGAATCTTTCTTTCCTGCTCCAAAAATCACATACAGTAGAGTGACTGTTAGTAATTTGTCTAGAAATAATAATGAAAATGTTTCAAATCCATTAATTATAAAAAAACATGCTACAGGTACAGTTGTAACAGAGTTTTACACATCTAGTGAATTTCCTACAATAGTGGATAGAACTGTGTTATCTGGAGGTCATAAATCATCATCTGCCCTTGCAAGTCTTGTAGGGTTGCAGGTGAAGGATAATTTAACCTGGTCTCAAGGGTACTCTATTCATACTAATGATATGGATGGTAAAATGAAAAACCAAAGGGTATATGGTGAAGGACAAAAAGAAGCAATATCCGGAGTAGACTATAATTATAATACTGTAGTCAAAAACGGTAATATAAATCAGGGGTTGCTAAACAATACCATACAAACAGTAGATTCCAAAGGTGCTATTTCTGAGAGGTTAGTTGGTGTTGACTATGATGTAATTAATGATTTTAGGGAAAGTAAGACTACAAGCACTTCAGGAGGAATTGCTTTTAATTTAGCAACTTTACCTTTTACTCTTGTTGTTATTGTTGTACCAACCATAATTCCTAGTTATTCAAAACACGAGAGCCAGATACGTACTGCTGTAACTACAAAGGTGATTCACACTTCAGGAATCCTTTCGGAGAAAGTGGCTTATGATCTAGGGTCAAAAGTTTCAACCAAAAACCTAGCTTGGGATGCTGAAACAGGAGATGTATTGCTTACCGAAACGGTGAATGAATACAATGATAAATACTTTAATTTTAATTTCCCAGCGTATTGGAGTTATGACGGAATGAGTCAGGCAGCCAAGAATATTGGTTTGGAATGGAACGTTGCCAAAACGGGAAACAATCAGTATCAGTTTACTGGAGCTTATAACGCATCAGATTACTTAATTGATGGTGACGAAGTGTATTTAAGTGGTATTGGAACTGATGGTAGAACCAAAAACGCACTTAAAGCTTGGGTAGTAAAAGTAAATGCAGCTACTTTCCAGTTGTTGGATAAAGATGGTTTATTAATTAAAGGGAATATTGTTAATACAGGAACCATAAAAGTAATTCGTTCCGGTCACCGCAACCTGCAAATGGCTTCGATGGCAAGTGTGACCTCTATGCGTAATCCGTTGTATGATTATGATGCTAATAATAAAATAACGACAGTAAAAAAGAATATAGGAGAAAACCCTTTCTTTTCCACCTCTGCGAGTGATCGAATTGTAAATGCTTCTGCGATTGAATACAATGATATTTGGCCTTCACAATGTGAGTGTAATTTGCCTAGAATGTTTTTTTCAAACGGTAAACTGCAATTTGAATACGAAAAAGACAATAGTCTGGACGAACAAGAAGATATTATCAAGCGTTCTTACAATCCATATTTGTACAACATCCTTGGAAACTGGAGAGCCAATAAGTCCTATGCCTACCTAACAGGAAGAAACTACACTATTGACCCAACACCTCGTAAAACAGGATATTTTGCAGATTTTGCACCTTTTTATATACTTACAGGAGGCAAATGGGGGATTACGGTCGATAATTATAAACGATGGACGTTTGCCTCACAGGTTACCCAATACAATCCTTATGGACAAGAGGTAGAGAATAAAGATGCTTTAAACCGTTATTCTGCCGCTTTGTATGGGTACAACAATCGTTTCCCTGTGGCAGTTGCTTCCAATACCAAATACAGTGAGCTGGCCTCGGATGGTTTTGAGGATTATGACTCTATTGCCTGTGCCAAACAATCTCATTTTGACTTTAAAGCGCAACTAAAAGTCAATGAAGTAAGTGTCTCTAACAAACAATCCCACACCGGAAGAAAAAGTTTGAAAGTAGAACCGAGTAAAAAAGCAGTATTAAAAAAACAAGTTGTTAGCTGTAACGCAGCGGGAGTAACCACTAAATAAGAAGTAAGACCAAGATGAAATTAAAATATACATTAGTTTTTAGTATTATAAGTTTTTTTATTACAACGGGGGTGTTTTCTCAGGAACTTTCTGATCAAGAGATTGGATTTGATGTAACTGCAACTAGTCTCATGCTTAAGGAGCATGGGGTAAAAGACCAGGATCTTGCTCGTGAGATTACTTTACAGCGGGAGATGCAACTATTCCAGTATGTAGAAATGAAAAAGGTTGAGAACGGTATTTTGCAGAAAATTATGGATGAGCAAAGTGCTCAGGTCAGTACAAGTCATGTTGCTAATACTGCAAAAACAACATTTGTTGATATCCCACTAACAGAGCGGGACGCACTTATTGCTTTTTACAACAGTACAGGAGGGCCAAATTGGACAAATACTCAAAGTAATAATAGGGTCTGGAATATCACTAATCCTAGCTCTGATGTATCGACATGGTATGGAGTTAGTGTAAGTAATGGACATATTGTCTCATTAAATCTTGATAGAAATAATCTAAAGGGAAAATTGTCAGATTTGAATGCTTTAACTTTCTTGAATTCTTTAAGCTTAAATGGTAATTATAATAATTTTGTTGGTAACAGTATGCCGTCTTGGTTTACAACAATGATTGGTTTAAACGTTTTAAGCATTCAGGGCTATGGTTTTACTGGACCAATACAAGATTTATCTGCCTTAATTAACCTTCAGTACTTGGATTTGATGGATAATAATTTTGGTGGAGGGACGGCAACTATGCCATCTTGGTTAACTGGGATGGTTAGTTTGAGAAACTTGAGCCTTGTTCGTTGTAAATTTATTGGACCATTACCCAACTTATCTACATTAACAAATTTAGAATACCTGGCTTTGGCTGGTAATACTTTTGGTGCTACCATGCCTTCTTGGTTCAATACCATGCTTAGTTTGAGATATTTGTTTCTTTCAAATTGTAATTTTACGGGAAAAATACCTGATCTGTCTCCATTAACTAATTTATTGTATTTAGAGTTAGGAAATGATTTTACTTTTGATATTCAACCTATGCCTTCTTGGATTAGTAAAATAGTTACGTTGCAATCTTTGTTTATTGGATATTGTAATCTTACAGGACCAATAGCGGATTTATCTAGATTAACAAATTTGAAATTCTTAACTTTATCTGGTAATAATTTTAATTCAATTATTCCTTCTGAGTTGTATAATTTAAAAAAGTTGGAAAATATTAGTTTGAATAGTTGTAATTTAAAAGGGGAAATTTCTGTTAATATAGGAAATTTAACAATGCTTAGATATCTAGCAATTTATAATAATAATTTAGAAGGTTCTGTCCCACTAGAAATTAACAAATTAAAAAACCTTAACGGCTTTTATTTACAAAATAATAAATTAAGCGGAGTTATACCCAATTTTACAGCTTTGCCGTTACAGCAATTTATGATTAATGATAATAAATTTCGTTTTCTAGATTTTGTAAATGAATTTTTGGCATACAAAGTAAAAATGCCAAATACTAATAATAATCCTTTTTACTACTCTCCCCAAGCTAAAATTAATACCCTAGAAACTATCACTAAACCATCTGGACAGCCAGTAGATCTCAAAATGTATGCTGAAGGTGATACACGCTATTTGTCAGATGACACCTATCAATGGTTCAAAAATGGTACTGCGATTGCTGGCGCAACCAGTCGTATATATACCATACCTAGCCTGCTGGCAACAGATGCTGCTACTTATTTATGTAGATCTTATCATGCTTCAAACCCAGACATGTCTCCATTAGTCTTAGAAAGAGAGCCAATTACACTAAAAGTAATTAATTGCACCCCAGTTGCAGGAACCCTCAAAGCATCTGCTGAGAGTCCACCTGTAAATGCTAGTGCTATATTTTCGTTAGAGACAGCAACAACAGGCTTAACCTATAAATGGACATTTTACGACGACACAAGTGGCACTATTGTAAAAGATGGTACTCAAACCGCTGCAACAGCATCACAATCCTATAGCGTACCTGGAAGCTATTTAGTAAGACTAGAGGTTACCGAGGCTAATGGTTGTACGACAAAGTTTGATAAAATAGTGAATGTAATTAATAGTTGTGTTGATTCCTATTCTCCAAATCGTAATGGCAGTATAAAAAGTCCTTATCCTTATGGAGATTATTCTGGTGTAATACTTAATAAATTAACCAATTTGTCATTTTACAGTTCGTCAGGAAGTACAAGCTTATCTTATCAATGGAATTTATTGGACTCTAATAATTTAGTAATAGCGTCTGGTAATCAAGCTATATTTCCTATTACTCTAACACTTGCAGGGGATTACAAAGTAACTTTGCGTGTTTCGGATGCTACGGGATGTTCTTCTTTTGTAAAAAATCTAAAGACTAGAGATGCCAATGCGTGTATTGTTCCTATTGACGAGCGTAATGGATATATCTCAGATGTTAATAATAGTAATAAACTTTTAGTTAATTCTGCAACTTCTATTGCACTTGTTCCTTCTGGTTACACTCCTTCTGGTTTTACCTATAAATGGGATTTTGTTAAACTAAATGGAGAGATAGTTCTTTCTGGTAATCAAGATACATTTTCTGTAACTCCTAATGAAATAGGGGATTATAAAATTAATTTGCAAATCAAGGATCCAAACGGTTGTACTACAGATTATACAAGAGATTATAAAGTTATGGATATATGTAGTTTTAGCGCGGATGATGAACAATTTTCGATTACTACATCAGATGAATATAATTTATCTAACACTTATTTTGTCCAAATAAATGAATCAAAAGATTTTTCCGCTAATGAGTATTCTGGAGCGAATATAGACAATTTTACTTTTAAATGGAGTTTGTTAAATCCGAGTGGAGAATTAGTAAGTACAAGTACAAATGATACATTTTCAGCAGCTTTTACGATTCCAGGTTATTATAGAATTGCATTAGAACTTATAAATAAAATCACTGGATGTAAAAGGCTTTCTGCTAAAGAAGTTGGTTGTTTAATAGGGAACAGTTGTACAGAATTGAATCCAAAATCAGTAGTGGTTAAAGATTTATTAAAAAATCTGATAAAAAAATTGCTTACAAGAACAATTAAAGGTGAAACAGACGCTCAAATCAATGCAAGTCCAACTTCTCCCGAATTTTTGGCACTTAAGCAGTATATAACAAAGGGTGTAGGAGATAATATATATAATTATAAATATTCAAAAAATGAAGTAAGTTCTGTTCGGCCATATGCAGAAACGATTGATTTTTCTTTCTCCCCAGATAGATTATCGGATATTCATCTTGACTTTTATTGGGGGATATCTAGTTATGCTACTTATGAATTAAGCGACGAGGAATTATCCAATAGATTGGATTATGATGTTTTTATTGATTTGACTCAGTATATATCGTCTAATGACTATCTTATTTCCTGTAGGGTAGATATGGGAGGGAAAAATGCACAATCTGCCGTACGTCCAAATGAATGTCGAGAAGAATCCGAAGTTCGCTATATTGATTTTTGCCCAACAGATTGTACTCTTGCAGAAGGAGCCCTAAAATCGACTCCACAAGTTCTAAATGCAAACGTAAATGCGAGTTTCTCTCTGGAAACGGTTGCAACAAATTTAACTTACGACTGGACTTTTTATAATTTAGACAATACTACAGCATTAGCTAAAGCGACAACTGCTCTTGCAACACAATCTTTCACTGCAGCAGGAAGATATCGCGTGGTCTTAAAGGTTAAGGATGACAAAGGTTGTGAGACTCCATTTGAAACTTTTACAACAGTGCTTCCAGCGTGTACACCTATAACAGGAGTTATTAAAATGAGTTCTGGAGTTACACCAACGCCAACACCAAATCCGACGCCAGTTCCAACACAATCGTATTGGTATCAAGCAGTGCATCCTATTAATCATTCTGGTACTGATTATGTAGTTTATATTGACGGCAATGGGATAAAACAAACCTATACATTAACTAGGACTGAATCTGGAGATAATGCTCCGTGTGCCGAAATTATTGCATCGAGTATAGTCAATCATTCAGGCGCAGTACCCTGTGTTTTGAGTTGCAATGAGTACGAAATTGCTGGAGGAACCAATGGTAGGACAGTATCTTTTACAAACTGCGATGGTATGAGCCAGACGGTTATTGTGCCAGCAGGAGATTCTTTACCAGTTTGCTCAAGAATGGTTATTGGCGGTGCAACTTTAATAGGTCCTTGTGATGCGGGTTCTGTGGTTACGCCAACGCCAACGCCAACCCCGACGCCTGCACCAACCGCACTAATTGGCTTCTCAAAAGTAGGTGTATCAGAAAGTTTTCCAGGTAATTTATACCCCAATGGTGGAAATTTCTTGTATGCTATAGGACACGCAGATATCCAATTGGATGGTTTAGGAATTGTAAAAGGGGATTCAGTTACAATAGAATTTCAATATTATTCTAGTTTTACACCAACTCATTATTATAATATAAGCTATCCAGGGATAAATAGCGCTTTTGTTCCATTACCACTTTACACACCTACAAGGATTACTATTGTTTATAATGGTATTGATAAAACTATTGGAATCAATCTTTTATCTCCATTTTCACAATTCTTAAAATCCAATAAATCTGGAACGGCATCGCTTAGTATTGTTTCTGTAAATGGTGCATCTATGCAAATTGATACAAATAATAATTCTTTACAATTAATATCTCCTGCAACAGCTGGTATTGGTGTTACTTTTAAAAAATAAATGAGACAAAATACGATTCTATTAAAAAAATACTCCCATAAAAATGGTAAACAATATTAAAATAAAGAAATACTGGATCCTTACTTTTTGTATGGTACTGTGTTCGTTGGCAACTTTTGCACAGGATTTGAGCGATCAACAAATTGGTTTTGATGTAGCTCGAGTAACCACATCACTAAAAGAACATGGCGTAAAAGACCAAGATCTTGTCCGTGAAATTGCAATGATGCGGGAGATGCAAAAGACCCAGTATACAGAAATGAAAAAAAGTGAAGAGGCTGTTTCACAAAAAATAAAATCGGAGCAAAATGCAAAAGGAACTAATAATCGTTCCCTTGCTGTTACTGATATTCCTGAAAATGAGAGAGCTGCACTTATTGCTTTATATAATAGTACTGGAGGAGATAATTGGACAAATAAAACTGGTTGGGACATTAACAATACTAATTCAGATGTATCAAAGTGGTTTGGGGTTTGGGTTAGCAATGGGCATGTTATAATGCTAAATTTATCTCAAAATAATTTACAAGGTTTCCTTCCTGATTTAAGTGCTTTATCGAATATTACAGGTATTTATTTTGGAAATAATAATTTTGAAAATACTAGTATTCCTTCATTTTTTAATTCCTTAATTAATTTAAAAAATTTGAATCTTTATAACTGTGGTTTTATAGGTGATATTCCTAATTTATCTTCTTTAAATAAGTTAGAATATTTTTATATAGATAATAATAAAGGGCTCACTCTTCATAGTTTTCCTTCATGGTTATTTAATTGTCTTAATTTGCAATTTATAGGTATGCATAATACTAATTTAACAGGTGTATTTCCGATGGAAATAACATATTTAACTCAACTTCGTGGACTTATGTTAGGTAGTAATAAATTAAATGGTCCTATACCTCCACAAATTGATAAATTAATTAAACTTGAACAACTTTTTTTAGGTTTTAGCAATCTAGAAGGTGATATTCCTC
Coding sequences within:
- a CDS encoding PKD domain-containing protein, encoding MKLKYTLVFSIISFFITTGVFSQELSDQEIGFDVTATSLMLKEHGVKDQDLAREITLQREMQLFQYVEMKKVENGILQKIMDEQSAQVSTSHVANTAKTTFVDIPLTERDALIAFYNSTGGPNWTNTQSNNRVWNITNPSSDVSTWYGVSVSNGHIVSLNLDRNNLKGKLSDLNALTFLNSLSLNGNYNNFVGNSMPSWFTTMIGLNVLSIQGYGFTGPIQDLSALINLQYLDLMDNNFGGGTATMPSWLTGMVSLRNLSLVRCKFIGPLPNLSTLTNLEYLALAGNTFGATMPSWFNTMLSLRYLFLSNCNFTGKIPDLSPLTNLLYLELGNDFTFDIQPMPSWISKIVTLQSLFIGYCNLTGPIADLSRLTNLKFLTLSGNNFNSIIPSELYNLKKLENISLNSCNLKGEISVNIGNLTMLRYLAIYNNNLEGSVPLEINKLKNLNGFYLQNNKLSGVIPNFTALPLQQFMINDNKFRFLDFVNEFLAYKVKMPNTNNNPFYYSPQAKINTLETITKPSGQPVDLKMYAEGDTRYLSDDTYQWFKNGTAIAGATSRIYTIPSLLATDAATYLCRSYHASNPDMSPLVLEREPITLKVINCTPVAGTLKASAESPPVNASAIFSLETATTGLTYKWTFYDDTSGTIVKDGTQTAATASQSYSVPGSYLVRLEVTEANGCTTKFDKIVNVINSCVDSYSPNRNGSIKSPYPYGDYSGVILNKLTNLSFYSSSGSTSLSYQWNLLDSNNLVIASGNQAIFPITLTLAGDYKVTLRVSDATGCSSFVKNLKTRDANACIVPIDERNGYISDVNNSNKLLVNSATSIALVPSGYTPSGFTYKWDFVKLNGEIVLSGNQDTFSVTPNEIGDYKINLQIKDPNGCTTDYTRDYKVMDICSFSADDEQFSITTSDEYNLSNTYFVQINESKDFSANEYSGANIDNFTFKWSLLNPSGELVSTSTNDTFSAAFTIPGYYRIALELINKITGCKRLSAKEVGCLIGNSCTELNPKSVVVKDLLKNLIKKLLTRTIKGETDAQINASPTSPEFLALKQYITKGVGDNIYNYKYSKNEVSSVRPYAETIDFSFSPDRLSDIHLDFYWGISSYATYELSDEELSNRLDYDVFIDLTQYISSNDYLISCRVDMGGKNAQSAVRPNECREESEVRYIDFCPTDCTLAEGALKSTPQVLNANVNASFSLETVATNLTYDWTFYNLDNTTALAKATTALATQSFTAAGRYRVVLKVKDDKGCETPFETFTTVLPACTPITGVIKMSSGVTPTPTPNPTPVPTQSYWYQAVHPINHSGTDYVVYIDGNGIKQTYTLTRTESGDNAPCAEIIASSIVNHSGAVPCVLSCNEYEIAGGTNGRTVSFTNCDGMSQTVIVPAGDSLPVCSRMVIGGATLIGPCDAGSVVTPTPTPTPTPAPTALIGFSKVGVSESFPGNLYPNGGNFLYAIGHADIQLDGLGIVKGDSVTIEFQYYSSFTPTHYYNISYPGINSAFVPLPLYTPTRITIVYNGIDKTIGINLLSPFSQFLKSNKSGTASLSIVSVNGASMQIDTNNNSLQLISPATAGIGVTFKK